In a genomic window of Pedobacter sp. KBS0701:
- a CDS encoding organic hydroperoxide resistance protein, protein MKTLYETSATVTGGRNGKITSENGVLELEVRMPKELGGSGDGYTNPEQLFAAGYAACFDSALNLIMHQDKVKSEEPSTVKANVSLHPDEKRGFKLGVSLQVHIPGIEATQAQQLVEKAHTICPYSNATRGNIDVKLEVI, encoded by the coding sequence ATGAAAACGTTGTATGAAACAAGCGCCACAGTAACTGGCGGACGTAATGGAAAAATAACAAGTGAAAATGGTGTTTTAGAACTTGAAGTGAGAATGCCGAAGGAATTGGGTGGTAGCGGTGATGGCTACACCAATCCTGAACAGCTTTTTGCTGCAGGTTATGCAGCTTGCTTTGATAGCGCACTAAACTTAATTATGCATCAGGATAAGGTGAAGTCCGAAGAGCCTTCTACCGTTAAAGCAAATGTTTCGCTGCATCCAGATGAAAAAAGAGGCTTTAAGTTAGGCGTTTCGTTACAGGTGCATATCCCAGGCATTGAAGCCACACAGGCTCAGCAATTGGTAGAGAAAGCGCATACAATATGTCCATATTCAAATGCAACTCGTGGAAACATCGATGTTAAATTGGAAGTAATTTAA